A region of Geobacillus sp. 46C-IIa DNA encodes the following proteins:
- a CDS encoding FMN-dependent NADH-azoreductase, translating to MTKVLYITAHPHDDTQSYSMAVGKAFIDAYKQVHPDHEVIHLDLYKEYIPEIDVDVFSGWGKLRSGQSFEQLSAEEKAKVGRMNELCDQFISADKYVFVTPMWNFSFPPVLKAYIDAVAVAGKTFKYTEQGPMGLLTDKKALHIQARGGFYSEGPAAAMEMGHRYLSVIMQFFGVPSFEGLFVEGHAAVPEKAEEIKANAIARAKDMAHTF from the coding sequence ATGACGAAAGTATTGTACATCACCGCCCATCCCCACGACGATACACAATCGTACAGCATGGCGGTCGGGAAGGCGTTTATTGACGCGTATAAGCAAGTGCATCCGGATCACGAAGTCATTCATCTCGATTTGTATAAAGAATACATTCCGGAAATCGATGTCGATGTATTCAGTGGATGGGGCAAGCTCCGTTCTGGCCAATCGTTTGAACAGCTCTCAGCCGAGGAAAAAGCAAAAGTCGGCCGGATGAACGAGCTGTGTGATCAGTTCATCTCCGCGGACAAATATGTGTTCGTCACGCCGATGTGGAACTTTTCTTTCCCGCCCGTATTGAAAGCGTACATTGACGCGGTGGCGGTGGCTGGAAAAACGTTCAAGTATACGGAACAAGGGCCAATGGGGTTGCTCACCGATAAAAAAGCGCTCCATATTCAGGCGCGTGGCGGCTTTTATTCGGAAGGCCCAGCGGCAGCAATGGAAATGGGCCACCGCTATTTAAGCGTCATTATGCAATTTTTCGGCGTGCCATCATTTGAAGGTCTGTTTGTTGAAGGACATGCGGCCGTGCCGGAAAAAGCGGAAGAAATCAAAGCGAACGCCATTGCCCGGGCAAAAGACATGGCCCATACATTTTGA